A window of Elgaria multicarinata webbii isolate HBS135686 ecotype San Diego chromosome 2, rElgMul1.1.pri, whole genome shotgun sequence contains these coding sequences:
- the PTPMT1 gene encoding phosphatidylglycerophosphatase and protein-tyrosine phosphatase 1, translated as MSCPNGPSRPLRRCREAVSDLAMVLLTALGPGAARLFYYPTLLYTLVREQLPGSQRPWFSRIDHAVLLGALPLRGRCRQLVEEENVRGVLTMNEEYETRFLCCSPEEWGAMGVEQLRLSTVDLTGVPSLENLHKGVEFVLKHRERGNSVYVHCKAGRFRSATMVAAYLIQLHQWTPQEAIEAIAKIRPHIIIRSKQVQLLEDFHKRVSVGTPIQSQQELPEHKAPETQQELPEGEHKEPPDIRDTPLKTPGS; from the exons ATGAGCTGCCCCAATGGCCCTTCACGCCCCCTGCGACGATGCCGTGAGGCCGTGTCTGACCTAGCGATGGTCCTCCTCACCGCGCTCGGCCCCGGGGCGGCGCGGCTCTTTTACTATCCGACCCTTCTGTACACGCTGGTGAGGGAGCAGTTGCCCGGCTCTCAACGGCCATGGTTCAGCCGCATCGACCATGCCGTGCTCTTGGGGGCGCTGCCGCTGCGGGGACGGTGCCGCCAG CTGGTAGAGGAGGAGAATGTCCGAGGTGTGCTCACCATGAACGAAGAGTATGAGACTCGCTTCCTGTGTTGCTCCCCAGAG GAGTGGGGAGCAATGGGAGTAGAACAGCTGCGCCTTAGCACTGTGGACCTGACTGGAGTCCCCTCGTTGGAAAACCTGCACAAAGGTGTAGAGTTTGTACTGAAGCATCGCGAACGTGGGAATAGCGTTTATGTGCACTGCAAAGCTGGCCGCTTTCGCAGTGCCACCATGGTGGCTGCTTACTTAATTCAG CTCCACCAGTGGACCCCTCAAGAAGCAATAGAAGCCATTGCTAAGATCCGGCCTCATATCATCATCCGCAGTAAACAAGTTCAGTTGCTAGAGGACTTTCATAAGCGTGTAAGTGTTGGAACTCCTATACAGTCACAGCAAGAGCTGCCAGAGCACAAGGCCCCAGAGACCCAGCaagagctgccagagggggagcACAAGGAGCCACCTGACATTCGGGATACTCCTCTGAAAACACCTGGTTCCTAA
- the KBTBD4 gene encoding kelch repeat and BTB domain-containing protein 4 gives MKGGGAAAANCWRSNLGNNMESLEETGGSSTEETGNSSTEENYFVNYTFTDRSHSGRVAQGIMKLCLEDELFADVTISVEGKEFQLHRLVLSAQSCFFRSMFTSNLKEAHNRVIELQDVSENVFQLLVDYIYHGTVKLRAEDLQETYEVADMYQLTALFEECSRFLARTVQVRNCLQIMWLADQHSDVELYTAAKHCAKSYLSQLQETEEFLHLPLRLLTDIVSDGVPCSQNPTAAIETWISFNKEERAGFSEILRSSLKEIGENVHIYLIGKESSRTHSLAVSLHCADDDSISISGQNSLCHQITAACKHGSDLYVVGGSIPRRMWKCNNTTIDWEWCAPLPRDRLQHTLVSVPSKDAIYSLGGKTLQDILSNAIIYYRVRDNVWTETSQLEVAVSGAAGVNLNGVIYLLGGEENDLDFFTKPSRLIQCYDTNTEKCHVKPYVLPFAGCMHAAVHKDLVFIVAEGDSLLCYNPLLDSFTRLCLPDAWSSVPSLWKIASCNGNIFIFRDRYKKGDANTFKLNPATSVVTVSSGLKVLLTNLQFVLA, from the exons ATGAagggaggaggagccgccgccgcaa ATTGCTGGAGGTCAAATCTAGGCAACAACATGGAATCCCTGGAGGAGACTGGAGGTTCTTCAACGGAGGAAACCGGAAATTCCTCAACTGAGGAGAACTACTTTGTGAATTACACTTTCACTGACCGTTCTCATTCAGGCCGTGTGGCCCAAGGAATTATGAAGTTGTGCCTAGAGGATGAACTCTTTGCTGACGTCACCATCTCTGTTGAAGGCAAAGAATTCCAACTGCACCGGCTAGTTCTCTCAGCTCAGAGCTGCTTCTTTCGTTCTATGTTCACTTCCAACCTGAAGGAGGCACATAACCGGGTGATTGAGTTACAAGATGTTAGTGAGAATGTCTTTCAGCTCCTGGTGGACTATATTTATCATGGAACTGTAAAGTTGAGAGCAGAAGACTTGCAGGAGACCTATGAGGTAGCAGATATGTACCAGCTAACTGCCCTCTTTGAGGAGTGCTCCCGTTTCCTAGCTCGAACGGTACAAGTGAGAAACTGTTTGCAGATTATGTGGTTGGCTGATCAGCACAGTGATGTGGAATTATACACAGCTGCTAAGCACTGTGCCAAGTCATACTTATCACAACTTCAAGAAACAGAGGAGTTTCTGCACCTTCCTCTCCGTCTCCTAACAGATATTGTCTCAG ATGGGGTTCCATGTTCCCAGAATCCAACAGCTGCCATAGAAACTTGGATTAGCTTCAATAAAGAAGAGCGTGCAGGTTTTTCAGAGATACTGCGATCAAGTTTAAAG GAAATTGGAGAGAATGTTCATATCTATCTGATTGGAAAGGAGTCATCTCGTACACATTCTCTTGCTGTCTCTCTGCACTGTGCTGATGACGACTCCATCAGCATTAGCGGTCAGAACAGCTTGTGCCACCAAATCACTGCAGCCTGCAAGCATGGCAGTGACCTCTATGTTGTTGGAGGATCCATTCCACGGCGCATGTGGAAATGCAACAACACCACGATAGACTGGGAATGGTGTGCCCCCCTGCCACGCGACAGGCTCCAACACACACTAGTTTCTGTGCCCAGCAAGGATGCAATCTATTCACTGGGCGGCAAGACACTGCAGGACATCCTCTCAAATGCCATCATATACTACAGAGTGAGAGACAATGTATGGACAGAAACTAGCCAGCTGGAAGTAGCTGTGTCTGGGGCTGCAGGTGTAAATCTCAATGGTGTCATTTATTTgttgggtggggaagagaatgacCTGGACTTCTTTACCAAACCCTCTCGACTTATCCAGTGCTATGACACCAACACAGAGAAGTGCCACGTGAAGCCTTACGTGTTACCCTTCGCAGGGTGCATGCATGCTGCTGTGCACAAGGACCTGGTGTTCATAGTAGCCGAGGGGGATTCGCTGTTGTGCTATAACCCTCTACTGGATAGCTTCACCCGGCTCTGCTTGCCAGATGCCTGGAGTTCAGTACCATCCCTTTGGAAAATTGCTAGCTGTAATGGCAATATTTTCATATTCCGAGATCGCTACAAAAAGGGAGACGCCAACACCTTCAAACTCAATCCAGCCACTTCGGTGGTAACTGTTAGCAGTGGCCTCAAAGTGCTACTTACAAATTTGCAGTTTGTGTTGGCCTGA